In the genome of Azotosporobacter soli, the window ACGAGAAATTTCACACAGCCCGCAACAAGCCAAGCCGCAATAGGAATTAAGACATAGGGAATCATGAATGCCTCCTTATGATTTAGCCACTAGTGTAATACCGGCCAGGATTAACGCAACACCACTAATTCGCATCCAAGTGATCGATTCGTGAAACAAAAAGTATGATGCGAAGAGAACCAACACATAGCCAATGCTGATCAGCGGATAGGCAAAACTAAGTTCCAGACGACGCAACGCCAAAATATATAATATCGTACTAGCCCCATATAGCGCGACGCCGAGAACCAACGGCCATTTCAACTTGTCGAGCAGCGTCGTCCCTGGCTGATTTGCCATTTCCATCGCACCATACTTGAATGCAATTTGGCCCAGCGTGCCGAGTGTGACCGATGCCAGCATAAACCATAATTCTTTTATCATTTTGAATACCAACCTTACTTTTTTATTCAAACCAGTACAATACCGTCAGCACGCTGGCCGCAAAGACCGTAACAGCGGATAAGATATGTACATCTTCCAACAATACCTTTTCCGGTCGCCCTCCCAGACCTTCCATATGGATCAAATAGAGATAGCGGAAAATCCCATACATCACGATAGGAATCGTCCACATCAATTGAATCGTATGTCCGGAAGTGAATGTGAAGAGGGAGTAGCTCATGATGGTAGCCGTCGTCACGATGCTGTTAAGCTGATTTAAAAGTTCCGGCGAATATTGTTCCAGCACTCGGCGATGCTGTCCGCAACCGTCGCTCAGCAAATAAAGTTCATGACGTCGTTTGCTGATTGCCAAAAACAATGCCAACAACATCGTACACAGGAGAAACCAAGGCGTAAAGGCAACGTTGATCACTAACCCCCCGCCAATCGCCCGCAGTACAAAACCGACAGCAATCAACATAATGTCGAGAATAACAACATGCTTAAGCCATAACGAGTAGGCGACATTCACAATAAAATATGCGCCAAGCAAAGCCGCAAACCAAGGTTCGAGGCGCCAACCGGCATATAGCGAAGCCGCCGCAAGCAATAAACCGAAAATCAACCCTGCCTGCGGCTGCAAGCGTCCTGACGCCATTGGCCTACGGCATTTTTCCGGATGCGCAGCATCCGCTTCACGATCCAAATAATCATTCAAAATATACACACAGCCCGATACTAGACAAAAAAGCGCAAATCCGGCAATTGACCGCCACAGCATCTCCATTGTAGCTGACTTAACCGAAAACAACAGCGCCGCAAAAACCAGAACATTTTTTGTCCATTGTTTAGGCCGCAAAACTTCTAAGAATACCATTTTGATACCGCCCTATACTCATAGTATGAAAATTGCACGCTTCCTTCCATTTTGCAAAAAACACCTATCCTTTAGTATACTAAAAAAATCCAGCATGGGAAAGTGTAAAAATTACCATTTTCACTAAGCAGAGTGACTCGCATCACATTCTTTGCCGCTCCGTCATGTTAATCTAAAGACAGTTAATAACTTTATTGTAAGGAGGCAAAACTCGCATGAACAAAACTTTCATCAAAAACATCCCTTTCAGCCAAGCCTTATCGCTGTCCGGTATGGTCGATTATCAAAACGGCCGTGTAGTCAGCCTGACGTTAGTACAAAATGAAGCCTTAACGCTAACGTTATTCGCTTTTGCCAAAGGTGAAGGCGTCAGCACCCATTCCGCCCCGGGCGATGCGATGGTCTATATCTTGGACGGCCAAGCTGAAATCAGCGTAGGCGAGCAAAAACTGCTGGCAAAAAGTGGCGAAAGCGTCATCATGCCGGCCGATATTCCGCACGGACTCGAAGCCGTAGAAAATTTCAAAATGCTGCTAATCCTGGTAAAAAAATAATATAACAAAAAAGTCCCCTCAGACTAGCTTCTGAAGGGACTTTTTCGTTATATTTTTTCTACTGCAATGACACCGTCTTTTAACCGGATAGCTAACTGATCGCCTTCCCTCACGTCTCCTTCAAGCAAACGGCGACTAAGCACTGTTTCCACGGATCGACTGATCAAGCGTTTCAACGGCCTGGCCCCGAACAACGGATCATAGCCGGCAGTTGCCAGATAAGAAGTAACTTCGTCTGACCATGTCAATTTAACACCGACTTGGCGTTCGGCCCGCTTGGCTAAACCAACCATCAACAATTCGCTAATCGCCGTCACCTCTTCTTGGCTCAACGCTTTAAAGATTACGACATCATCAATCCGGTTCAAGAATTCTGGCCGAAAGAAATCTTTAAGCATATCGAGAACCGCTTCCGGAGCCATCTGTCCTGATTGGCGCAAAATCTCACTCGACCCCAGATTGGAGGTCATAATAATCACCGTATTCTTAAAATCAACCGTACGACCTTTACTGTCAGTGAGTCGTCCGTCGTCGAGAATCTGCAGCAGCACATGGAAAACATCAGGGTGCGCCTTCTCCACCTCATCCAGTAGGAGTACTGCATACGGTTTGCGGCGCACAGCCTCCGTCAGCTGACCGCCTTCATCATGTCCGATATAACCCGGCGGCGCGCCAATCAATCTGGCCACCGCATGTTTTTCCATATACTCGCTCATATCCAGCCTAATCAGACTGCGTTCATCATCAAACAAAGCCTCGGCCAACGCCTTCGCCAATTCCGTCTTACCTACGCCGGTCGGACCAAGAAAGATAAACGAGCCAATCGGACGGTTAGGGTCCTTGATGCCGGCACGCGCGCGCAACACCGCTTCACAGATAGCCTGCACCGCCGCTTCCTGACCAACAACGCGCTGATGCAAAATTTCCGGCAAACGAAGCAACTTATCACGCTCGCCAGCTAACATTCG includes:
- a CDS encoding SMR family transporter is translated as MIKELWFMLASVTLGTLGQIAFKYGAMEMANQPGTTLLDKLKWPLVLGVALYGASTILYILALRRLELSFAYPLISIGYVLVLFASYFLFHESITWMRISGVALILAGITLVAKS
- a CDS encoding decaprenyl-phosphate phosphoribosyltransferase, encoding MVFLEVLRPKQWTKNVLVFAALLFSVKSATMEMLWRSIAGFALFCLVSGCVYILNDYLDREADAAHPEKCRRPMASGRLQPQAGLIFGLLLAAASLYAGWRLEPWFAALLGAYFIVNVAYSLWLKHVVILDIMLIAVGFVLRAIGGGLVINVAFTPWFLLCTMLLALFLAISKRRHELYLLSDGCGQHRRVLEQYSPELLNQLNSIVTTATIMSYSLFTFTSGHTIQLMWTIPIVMYGIFRYLYLIHMEGLGGRPEKVLLEDVHILSAVTVFAASVLTVLYWFE
- a CDS encoding cupin domain-containing protein, with translation MNKTFIKNIPFSQALSLSGMVDYQNGRVVSLTLVQNEALTLTLFAFAKGEGVSTHSAPGDAMVYILDGQAEISVGEQKLLAKSGESVIMPADIPHGLEAVENFKMLLILVKK